In Juglans microcarpa x Juglans regia isolate MS1-56 chromosome 7D, Jm3101_v1.0, whole genome shotgun sequence, the following are encoded in one genomic region:
- the LOC121238489 gene encoding ELMO domain-containing protein A-like isoform X2: MDDRGGSFVAVRRISQGLERGNTCHSTSAEVVAGSAAWLGRGLSCVCAQRRESDARPSFDLSPAQEECLMMLQSRIDVSYDCSIPEHQEALRALWNAAFPEEELRGLISEQWKDMGWQGKDPSTDFRGGGFISLENLLFFAKNFPDLLRKQEGDRSVWEYPFAVAGVNITFMLIQMLDLEAVKPRTLVGATFLKFLSESDSAFDLLYCITFKLMDHQWLSMRASYMDFNTVMKSTRRQLEKELLLEDITRLEELPSYNLLTR; the protein is encoded by the exons ATGGACGATAGAGGAGGGTCATTTGTCGCTGTCAGGAGAATTTCTCAAGGCCTGGAGCGAGGCAACACCTGCCATTCAACTTCCG CTGAAGTTGTGGCAGGATCGGCAGCATGGCTTGGCAGAGGTCTTTCTTGTGTGTGCGCACAAAGAAGGGAGAGTGATGCTCGTCCTTCATTTGATTTAAGCCCTGCTCAG GAGGAATGCTTGATGATGCTACAGAGTCGTATAGATGTTTCCTATGATTGTTCAATCCCTGAGCACCAG GAAGCTCTAAGGGCTTTATGGAATGCTGCCTTTCCTGAAGAGGAACTTCGTGGTCTAATATCTGAGCAGTGGAAAGATATGGGTTGGCAGGGGAAGGATCCATCAACGGATTTTAG AGGTGGTGGTTTCATATCACTGGAGAATTTGTTGTTCTTTGCCAAGAATTTTCCG GATCTTCTCCGAAAGCAGGAAGGTGATCGATCAGTCTGGGAATACCCATTTGCTGTAGCTGGTGTGAACATCACATTCATGCTTATACAGATGCTTGATCTGGAAGCAG TCAAACCACGGACACTGGTGGGAGCAACATTTTTGAAGTTCCTTTCAG AAAGTGACTCGGCATTTGATCTTCTCTATTGCATCACATTCAAGCTAATGGATCACCAATGGCTTTCCATGCGTGCATCATACATGGATTTCAAT ACGGTGATGAAATCCACTCGGCGTCAGCTGGAAAAAGAGCTGCTGCTAGAAGACATCACACGGTTGGAAGAGTTGCCCTCATACAACCTTCTTACCCGATAG
- the LOC121238489 gene encoding ELMO domain-containing protein A-like isoform X3 has translation MDDRGGSFVAVRRISQGLERGNTCHSTSGSAAWLGRGLSCVCAQRRESDARPSFDLSPAQEECLMMLQSRIDVSYDCSIPEHQEALRALWNAAFPEEELRGLISEQWKDMGWQGKDPSTDFRGGGFISLENLLFFAKNFPKSFQDLLRKQEGDRSVWEYPFAVAGVNITFMLIQMLDLEAVKPRTLVGATFLKFLSESDSAFDLLYCITFKLMDHQWLSMRASYMDFNTVMKSTRRQLEKELLLEDITRLEELPSYNLLTR, from the exons ATGGACGATAGAGGAGGGTCATTTGTCGCTGTCAGGAGAATTTCTCAAGGCCTGGAGCGAGGCAACACCTGCCATTCAACTTCCG GATCGGCAGCATGGCTTGGCAGAGGTCTTTCTTGTGTGTGCGCACAAAGAAGGGAGAGTGATGCTCGTCCTTCATTTGATTTAAGCCCTGCTCAG GAGGAATGCTTGATGATGCTACAGAGTCGTATAGATGTTTCCTATGATTGTTCAATCCCTGAGCACCAG GAAGCTCTAAGGGCTTTATGGAATGCTGCCTTTCCTGAAGAGGAACTTCGTGGTCTAATATCTGAGCAGTGGAAAGATATGGGTTGGCAGGGGAAGGATCCATCAACGGATTTTAG AGGTGGTGGTTTCATATCACTGGAGAATTTGTTGTTCTTTGCCAAGAATTTTCCG AAATCGTTCCAGGATCTTCTCCGAAAGCAGGAAGGTGATCGATCAGTCTGGGAATACCCATTTGCTGTAGCTGGTGTGAACATCACATTCATGCTTATACAGATGCTTGATCTGGAAGCAG TCAAACCACGGACACTGGTGGGAGCAACATTTTTGAAGTTCCTTTCAG AAAGTGACTCGGCATTTGATCTTCTCTATTGCATCACATTCAAGCTAATGGATCACCAATGGCTTTCCATGCGTGCATCATACATGGATTTCAAT ACGGTGATGAAATCCACTCGGCGTCAGCTGGAAAAAGAGCTGCTGCTAGAAGACATCACACGGTTGGAAGAGTTGCCCTCATACAACCTTCTTACCCGATAG
- the LOC121238489 gene encoding ELMO domain-containing protein A-like isoform X1, giving the protein MDDRGGSFVAVRRISQGLERGNTCHSTSAEVVAGSAAWLGRGLSCVCAQRRESDARPSFDLSPAQEECLMMLQSRIDVSYDCSIPEHQEALRALWNAAFPEEELRGLISEQWKDMGWQGKDPSTDFRGGGFISLENLLFFAKNFPKSFQDLLRKQEGDRSVWEYPFAVAGVNITFMLIQMLDLEAVKPRTLVGATFLKFLSESDSAFDLLYCITFKLMDHQWLSMRASYMDFNTVMKSTRRQLEKELLLEDITRLEELPSYNLLTR; this is encoded by the exons ATGGACGATAGAGGAGGGTCATTTGTCGCTGTCAGGAGAATTTCTCAAGGCCTGGAGCGAGGCAACACCTGCCATTCAACTTCCG CTGAAGTTGTGGCAGGATCGGCAGCATGGCTTGGCAGAGGTCTTTCTTGTGTGTGCGCACAAAGAAGGGAGAGTGATGCTCGTCCTTCATTTGATTTAAGCCCTGCTCAG GAGGAATGCTTGATGATGCTACAGAGTCGTATAGATGTTTCCTATGATTGTTCAATCCCTGAGCACCAG GAAGCTCTAAGGGCTTTATGGAATGCTGCCTTTCCTGAAGAGGAACTTCGTGGTCTAATATCTGAGCAGTGGAAAGATATGGGTTGGCAGGGGAAGGATCCATCAACGGATTTTAG AGGTGGTGGTTTCATATCACTGGAGAATTTGTTGTTCTTTGCCAAGAATTTTCCG AAATCGTTCCAGGATCTTCTCCGAAAGCAGGAAGGTGATCGATCAGTCTGGGAATACCCATTTGCTGTAGCTGGTGTGAACATCACATTCATGCTTATACAGATGCTTGATCTGGAAGCAG TCAAACCACGGACACTGGTGGGAGCAACATTTTTGAAGTTCCTTTCAG AAAGTGACTCGGCATTTGATCTTCTCTATTGCATCACATTCAAGCTAATGGATCACCAATGGCTTTCCATGCGTGCATCATACATGGATTTCAAT ACGGTGATGAAATCCACTCGGCGTCAGCTGGAAAAAGAGCTGCTGCTAGAAGACATCACACGGTTGGAAGAGTTGCCCTCATACAACCTTCTTACCCGATAG
- the LOC121238489 gene encoding ELMO domain-containing protein A-like isoform X5: MDDRGGSFVAVRRISQGLERGNTCHSTSAEVVAGSAAWLGRGLSCVCAQRRESDARPSFDLSPAQEECLMMLQSRIDVSYDCSIPEHQEALRALWNAAFPEEELRGLISEQWKDMGWQGKDPSTDFRGGGFISLENLLFFAKNFPKSFQDLLRKQEGDRSVWEYPFAVAGVNITFMLIQMLDLEAVKPRTLVGATFLKFLSESDSAFDLLYCITFKLMDHQWLSMRASYMDFN; encoded by the exons ATGGACGATAGAGGAGGGTCATTTGTCGCTGTCAGGAGAATTTCTCAAGGCCTGGAGCGAGGCAACACCTGCCATTCAACTTCCG CTGAAGTTGTGGCAGGATCGGCAGCATGGCTTGGCAGAGGTCTTTCTTGTGTGTGCGCACAAAGAAGGGAGAGTGATGCTCGTCCTTCATTTGATTTAAGCCCTGCTCAG GAGGAATGCTTGATGATGCTACAGAGTCGTATAGATGTTTCCTATGATTGTTCAATCCCTGAGCACCAG GAAGCTCTAAGGGCTTTATGGAATGCTGCCTTTCCTGAAGAGGAACTTCGTGGTCTAATATCTGAGCAGTGGAAAGATATGGGTTGGCAGGGGAAGGATCCATCAACGGATTTTAG AGGTGGTGGTTTCATATCACTGGAGAATTTGTTGTTCTTTGCCAAGAATTTTCCG AAATCGTTCCAGGATCTTCTCCGAAAGCAGGAAGGTGATCGATCAGTCTGGGAATACCCATTTGCTGTAGCTGGTGTGAACATCACATTCATGCTTATACAGATGCTTGATCTGGAAGCAG TCAAACCACGGACACTGGTGGGAGCAACATTTTTGAAGTTCCTTTCAG AAAGTGACTCGGCATTTGATCTTCTCTATTGCATCACATTCAAGCTAATGGATCACCAATGGCTTTCCATGCGTGCATCATACATGGATTTCAAT TGA
- the LOC121238489 gene encoding ELMO domain-containing protein A-like isoform X4 — MDDRGGSFVAVRRISQGLERGNTCHSTSAEVVAGSAAWLGRGLSCVCAQRRESDARPSFDLSPAQEECLMMLQSRIDVSYDCSIPEHQEALRALWNAAFPEEELRGLISEQWKDMGWQGKDPSTDFRGGGFISLENLLFFAKNFPKSFQDLLRKQEGDRSVWEYPFAVAGVNITFMLIQMLDLEAVKPRTLVGATFLKFLSESDSAFDLLYCITFKLMDHQWLSMRASYMDFNVCILQPESSL; from the exons ATGGACGATAGAGGAGGGTCATTTGTCGCTGTCAGGAGAATTTCTCAAGGCCTGGAGCGAGGCAACACCTGCCATTCAACTTCCG CTGAAGTTGTGGCAGGATCGGCAGCATGGCTTGGCAGAGGTCTTTCTTGTGTGTGCGCACAAAGAAGGGAGAGTGATGCTCGTCCTTCATTTGATTTAAGCCCTGCTCAG GAGGAATGCTTGATGATGCTACAGAGTCGTATAGATGTTTCCTATGATTGTTCAATCCCTGAGCACCAG GAAGCTCTAAGGGCTTTATGGAATGCTGCCTTTCCTGAAGAGGAACTTCGTGGTCTAATATCTGAGCAGTGGAAAGATATGGGTTGGCAGGGGAAGGATCCATCAACGGATTTTAG AGGTGGTGGTTTCATATCACTGGAGAATTTGTTGTTCTTTGCCAAGAATTTTCCG AAATCGTTCCAGGATCTTCTCCGAAAGCAGGAAGGTGATCGATCAGTCTGGGAATACCCATTTGCTGTAGCTGGTGTGAACATCACATTCATGCTTATACAGATGCTTGATCTGGAAGCAG TCAAACCACGGACACTGGTGGGAGCAACATTTTTGAAGTTCCTTTCAG AAAGTGACTCGGCATTTGATCTTCTCTATTGCATCACATTCAAGCTAATGGATCACCAATGGCTTTCCATGCGTGCATCATACATGGATTTCAATGTATGTATTCTCCAACCAGAAAGTTCCTTATAG